In Aegilops tauschii subsp. strangulata cultivar AL8/78 chromosome 3, Aet v6.0, whole genome shotgun sequence, one genomic interval encodes:
- the LOC109738953 gene encoding bidirectional sugar transporter SWEET4-like, protein METGGGGDTTTRVVGWVSYSSDLWLRKIIRAIKEAGDIGQQKAGLYLAVLLNCLVWLLYGFVTDKDAWLVILINAVGVCFQLYYLYVFIRASTDRFTISCTVLLLFLIVASGAGIMFQSFPTNAERKTVLGRVGIVTGCIMYLGSARQLVMELRVMLAALANGIFWTIYTGIIQDLYMGFPNWVGIVSAAIQLGVYAWFYNNRYGQGGRAGRPRGVIVPGRRAEGRRATETITLLIHCMAD, encoded by the exons ATGGAGACAGGCGGGGGAGGGGATACCACTACCCGAGTGGTTGGCTGGGTTTCTTATTCCTCGGATCTTTGGCTACG CAAGATCATTCGGGCGATCAAGGAGGCAGGAGATATCGGCCAGCAGAAGGCGGGCCTGTACCTGGCGGTGCTGCTCAACTGCCTGGTCTGGCTGTTGTATGGCTTCGTCACAGACAAGGATGCCTGGCTGGTGATCCTCATCAACGCCGTCGGCGTCTGCTTCCAGCTCTACTACCTCTACGTGTTCATCCGCGCGTCTACCGACCGCTTCACCATCTCATGCACTGTCCTGTTACTGTTCCTGATCGTCGCCTCCGGTGCCGGTATCATGTTCCAGAGCTTTCCCACCAATGCCGAGAGGAAGACGGTCTTGGGCAGGGTCGGCATTGTCACTGGCTGCATCATGTATTTGGGGAGTGCAAGACAGCTG GTTATGGAGCTGAGGGTGATGCTGGCCGCACTCGCCAACGGGATCTTCTGGACCATCTACACCGGCATCATCCAGGACTTGTACATGGGG TTTCCCAACTGGGTTGGCATTGTGTCCGCGGCCATCCAGCTGGGCGTGTACGCATGGTTCTACAACAACCGCTATGGGCAAGGCGGCCGCGCTGGCCGGCCAAGAGGAGTGATCGTACCAGGGCGTCGAGCTGAGGGCCGACGGGCGACTGAGACCATCACCTTGCTTATACATTGCATGGCCGACTGA
- the LOC109738954 gene encoding uncharacterized protein → MLRLPAVHTIVLSRGQGQSQRNCFLLLPSFGRACAPPIGMARKCSSCGHNGHNSRTCSGHRGVESGGGGLRLFGVQLQVGAAPLKKSFSMECLSSSASAYYAAAAAVGVAASNSSSSVSSSSSLVSVEESPEKMGHGYLSDGLMGRAQERKKGVPWTEDEHRRFLAGLEKLGKGDWRGISRHFVTTRTPTQVASHAQKYFLRQAGLAQKKRRSSLFDVVERNGDRGATERRHRLKPDVTSSVDAMGLTFPALSLGASRPRPDAALPPCLTLMPSCSSPSSAPSRAPKLPPSLGLVSHANPPRQAPDLELKISSTAARKTDQQAGAAAGSSPPFFGTIRVT, encoded by the exons ATGCTACGTCTCCCCGCAGTCCACACCATCGTCTTATCTCGGGGCCAGGGCCAGAGCCAGAGGAATTGTTTCCTTCTTCTACCTTCGTTCGGTCGAGCTTGTGCGCCGCCGATCGGCATGGCGAGGAAATGCTCGAGCTGCGGCCACAATGGCCACAACTCGAGGACCTGCAGCGGGCACCGAGGCGTTGAGAGCGGCGGCGGTGGGCTGAGGCTGTTCGGGGTGCAGCTGCAGGTGGGCGCTGCGCCTCTCAAGAAGAGCTTCAGCATGGAGTGCCTGTCGTCATCGGCGTCGGCCTactacgcggcggcggcggccgtgggTGTCGCCGCGTCCAACTCGTCGTCGTCcgtgtcgtcgtcgtcgtcgctcgTCTCGGTGGAGGAGAGCCCGGAGAAGATGGGCCACGGGTACCTCTCCGACGGGCTCATGGGCAGGGCTCAAGAGAGGAAGAAAG GTGTTCCATGGACCGAGGACGAGCACCGGAGGTTCCTGGCCGGCCTGGAGAAGCTGGGGAAAGGCGACTGGCGAGGCATCTCCCGGCACTTCGTCACCACACGCACGCCGACGCAGGTGGCCAGCCACGCCCAGAAGTACTTCCTCCGGCAGGCCGGCCTCGCGCAGAAGAAGCGGCGGTCCAGCCTCTTCGACGTC GTCGAGAGAAATGGCGACAGGGGAGCCACCGAGCGCCGTCACAGGCTGAAACCCGATGTCACCAGCTCTGTAGACGCGATGGGATTAACATTCCCAGCTCTTTCCCTGGGCGCCAGCCGGCCGAGGCCGGACGCCGCGCTACCGCCGTGCCTGACTCTGATGCCGAGCTGCTCGTCGCCGTCGTCGGCGCCGAGCCGCGCACCGAAGCTCCCTCCTTCCCTGGGCCTGGTGTCACATGCAAATCCTCCTCGGCAGGCGCCTGACCTGGAGCTAAAGATCTCGTCGACGGCCGCCCGGAAGACCGACCAgcaggccggcgccgccgccggctcgTCGCCGCCTTTTTTCGGAACCATCAGGGTCACCTAG